The following are from one region of the Nocardioides marmotae genome:
- a CDS encoding acyl-CoA carboxylase subunit beta — protein sequence MPIRQELLDLLARRALTEDAARPDAVARLHARGGRTARENVAALVDPGSFVEYGRFVTAAQEGRRDLDDLLDRTVADGIVGGLATLGGRQCAVLSYDYLVMAGTQGMRGHRKTDRLLDVVERLALPTVFFAAGGGGRPGDSDIPLVSALDVTTFAAWARLSGRVPRIAVVDDNCFAGNAVVAGCADLVVATRRASLGMGGPAMIAGGGLGDVAAEDIGPIEVMTANGVVDVLAEDEEVVDVAGRLLGYFLGPVEEWTAPDQTPLRDAVPDGERTAYDVEPVVETLCDVDSVTVLRPAFAPELLTALGRIEGRTVGVLANDTRHMAGAITADAGDKAARFLQLCDAHGFPVVSLVDTPGMMVGPDAERTGLVRHTSRLLVAGATLRVPLVGVVLRRAYGLGAQAMLGGSTHEPLLTLAWPGAHLGAMGLEGAVRLAMRRELEAIEDDAERERTVQELTAFARERSSALNVARHFEIDDVVDPAETRHLIARVIDAAARDGRLTGSGRTVDTW from the coding sequence GTGCCGATCCGCCAGGAGCTCCTCGACCTGCTCGCCCGGCGGGCGCTGACCGAGGACGCCGCGCGTCCCGACGCGGTCGCCCGGCTCCACGCCCGCGGCGGCCGGACCGCGCGGGAGAACGTCGCCGCGCTGGTCGACCCCGGCAGCTTCGTGGAGTACGGCCGCTTCGTCACCGCCGCCCAGGAGGGCCGCCGCGACCTCGACGACCTCCTGGACCGCACCGTCGCGGACGGCATCGTCGGCGGGCTGGCCACTCTCGGCGGTCGGCAGTGCGCCGTGCTGTCCTACGACTACCTGGTCATGGCCGGCACCCAGGGCATGCGCGGGCACCGCAAGACCGACCGGTTGCTGGACGTGGTCGAGCGGCTCGCCCTGCCGACGGTGTTCTTCGCCGCCGGCGGTGGCGGCCGGCCCGGGGACTCCGACATCCCGCTGGTCTCCGCGCTCGACGTGACCACGTTCGCGGCGTGGGCGCGGCTCTCGGGCCGGGTGCCGCGGATCGCCGTGGTGGACGACAACTGCTTCGCCGGCAACGCCGTGGTGGCCGGGTGCGCCGACCTCGTTGTGGCCACCCGGCGGGCCTCGCTCGGGATGGGCGGCCCGGCGATGATCGCCGGCGGCGGGCTCGGCGACGTGGCCGCCGAGGACATCGGTCCGATCGAGGTGATGACCGCCAACGGCGTCGTCGACGTCCTCGCCGAGGACGAGGAGGTCGTGGACGTCGCCGGGCGGCTGCTCGGCTACTTCCTCGGCCCGGTCGAGGAGTGGACCGCCCCCGACCAGACCCCGTTGCGCGACGCGGTCCCCGACGGCGAGCGCACGGCGTACGACGTCGAGCCGGTCGTGGAGACCCTCTGCGACGTCGACAGCGTGACGGTGCTGCGGCCGGCCTTCGCGCCGGAGCTGCTCACCGCCCTGGGCCGCATCGAGGGTCGCACCGTCGGCGTGCTGGCCAACGACACCCGGCACATGGCCGGCGCGATCACCGCCGACGCCGGCGACAAGGCCGCGCGGTTCCTCCAGCTGTGCGACGCCCACGGGTTCCCCGTCGTCTCGCTCGTCGACACCCCCGGGATGATGGTCGGCCCCGACGCCGAGCGGACCGGCCTGGTGCGGCACACCTCCCGCCTGCTCGTCGCCGGCGCGACCCTCCGCGTGCCGCTCGTCGGCGTCGTGCTGCGCCGCGCCTACGGGCTCGGCGCGCAGGCGATGCTCGGCGGCAGCACCCACGAGCCGCTGCTCACCCTGGCCTGGCCCGGCGCCCACCTCGGCGCGATGGGTCTGGAGGGTGCCGTCCGGCTCGCCATGCGCCGCGAGCTCGAGGCGATCGAGGACGACGCCGAGCGCGAGCGGACCGTCCAGGAGCTCACCGCCTTCGCCCGGGAGCGCTCCTCCGCGCTCAACGTCGCCCGCCACTTCGAGATCGACGACGTCGTCGACCCCGCCGAGACCCGCCACCTGATCGCCCGCGTCATCGACGCCGCCGCCCGCGACGGCCGGCTCACCGGCTCCGGCCGCACCGTCGACACCTGGTAG